The genome window ATCGGGTTCGGCTCAATGGGAACATCGTTCGGCGCAAACCGGGCAAGCGCATCCAAGAGTATTGGGATATCGACCTGCCGGGCTTTGGCCTGCGGGTAAATCCCGGCGGCAGGCGGACATGGTTTGTCCTGTTCCGCCAGCGCGGCAAGCTGCGGCGCTTGTCGCTCGGAACCTCCCGTGACATCACACCTGCCATGGCCCGCCGCCTCGCGCGGGCGAAGCTGGCCGAAGTGGCGCTGGATGGGCTGCCGACGCGCAGGAAGACCCGCGCTGCGCAGAAGAGCGATGCGCCGTTGCTGCGTGATTATGCCGAGCGATTCTGGGCTGACTACGCACGGCACTGGAAGCCATCGACCCGCAAGCGCAATGAGAGCGCCATCTTCAAGGAAATCCTCGGCGCGTTCGGCGACCGGCGGATTGACGACCTGGCTAAGGGCGACATCCTGTTCTGGCGCGACAGCTTCGTCGAGCGGCCCGGCGTGTTCAACCGCACCTTGCCGGTGTTCTCGGTGATGATGGGCTATGCGGAGCGCCTCGGCTTGCGTCCGCGCGGCTCCAATCCCTGCAAGGGCACGCCGCGTTACAAGCGCAAGCCGATGGAGCGGTTTTTGTCGGCACACGAATATGCGCGACTTGCCACAGCATTGCGGGACTATGAGGCTGAGCAACCGCTCTATGTCGCGGCGATCCGGTTGCTGATTTTTACCGGCGCGCGTTGCGGTGAGATTGAGCAACTGCGCTGGGAATGGGTGCAGGAACCGCGCCTGATGCTGCCGGACAGCAAGACCGGCGCGAAGATCGTCTATCTCAACCGGCAGGCTATCGATGTGATAGCATCGCTCCCAGACCGGAAAGCAACCGGCCTGCTGTTCCCTTCGTTCCGAAATCCCGACAAGCCGATCTCGCTGGGCATTCACTGGTCGAAAATCCGTAACCGCGCGGCCCTGCCGGATGTGCGGCTCCATGATTTGCGCCACAGCTTCGCCTCGGTCGCGATCCGCAACAACATCTCGCTCATGGTGATCGGCAAGCTGCTGGGGCATGCGCTGGCAGAAACGACAACCAGATATGCACACCTGTCCGACGAGATCGTCGCCGATGCGGCGGAACGCGTTTCCGGCTCCATCGCGCGCTTGATCGGAGTCGGGCAGTGAACGCGCTGACACTGCGGGGGATCGTCGCCGAGGAACTGGGTAACCTCAGGCTCCATGTGATTGGCAAGTGCGGTGGCCTGGGCGAGCTGCGCAAGACGTGCTGGACACGCGAACTGCCGGGATTTGGCACCCGGCATTACGTCAGCGGGCGCAAGGTCTACATCGTCCAGGCCCGGATGGAAGGGCGCACCCGCACCGTGACGATCGGCAATGCCAAGGTGCTCAGCCGTGCGCAGGCGATGGATGTAGCACGCCGCGTGCTGCTGCGCGCCCATACCGGCGAAAACCCGGCGGAGGAGCGCAAGCGGCTCCGCAAGATTCCATCCTACCGGGACTTCCTCAAGACCTACTGGGAGAGGGTATCACCAAGATGGAAGCCCTCCACGCTCTACACTCACCGCTACTACAAGCGGAAATATCTCGACCGGGCATTCGAAGGCCTGTTCCTTGATGAGGTCGAGGAACGCCATGTGCAGGAATGGTTCAACCGGATCACCAACACGGGCGGACCTGGCGCCGCCAATCGTTGCCGTGAAATCCTGCGCGCCATGTTCAACAAGGCGGAGCAATGGGGCGTTCGCCCCGAAGGCTCGAACCCCTGTCTCTACATCCGCAAGAACAAGGGGCGGAAGTGCGAGCGCTTCCTGTCCGATCAGGAGTTCAAGCGGATCGGGGAAGTGCTCAACCGGCACGGCAAAACCTTTCCGCTGCATTGCGCGGCGATCAGCCTGCTGATCCTGACGGGCTGCCGTAAATCGGAGATCACCTGTCTCAAATGGAGCGAGGTGCGAGGGCGGCGCTTGCTACTGACCGACAGCAAGACCGGCCCGCGAACGGTCTGGCTGGCCGAGGCAGCAGCGACGATCCTTCACGCCCTGCCACGCCGGGATAAGCAACATTACGTGTTCTGGAATCCGGCGACCCAGCGCCCGATCACCGATATCGGCAATCTGTGGAGCAAGCTGCGCGACGAAGCAGGCCTTCCCGGCGTCCGCATTCACGATCTGCGGCACAGCTTTGCCAGCCACGCCGCCGCCCACTCTGAAACCCTGCCTATGATCGGCAAGCTGCTTGGCCATGCCGATGTTCGGACGACGACCCGCTATGCCCATCTTGACGATAGGCATGTCATCGAGGCTGCGCAGCGCATCGGCGACCAGATTGAGCGGAACATGGGCGGATCATATTCATTGAGCCGTAACACTAAGTATGATAGTGGACCGTTGCTGCATGACTGACAACCCGCGCATCCGCATCTACGCCAACCGCTGGTTCGCCAAGTTCGCGGCAAAGGAAAAGATCAGCGATGCCACGCTTGCTGATGCCGTGCATCGGGCCGAATCCGGCCTGATCGACGCCGATCTTGGCAGCGGTCTGATCAAGCAGCGCATCGCGCGCCAGGGCGGAGGCAAATCGGGCGGGTATCGCTCGATCCTGATCTTCCGCTCGGGCGAGCGGTCCGTATTCGTGTTCGCTTTCGCCAAAAGCGGCAAGGCGAACCTGAGTGCGGCGGAACTGAAGGTCTATCGCAAGGCTGCCAGCATCATACTGGAGCTGGGCGATGACCAGATCGAAACGGAAGTTGAAGCAGGCCGATTGGTCGAGGTGAAAGACGATGAGCAAGGCTAAGGCAAAGACCTACAAGAGCGAGGCGATGGCCGCCGTCCACGAGATGATGGAGGGCCTTCACGACGCGGGAAGCATCGACAAGCGCACCATGCGCGAGTTTGACGAGGCCTGCCTTGCGGCTGCGCCCGTTCTGTCGCCCGACGAGATCAAGGCTATCCGTGAGGCAGAGCATGTCTCGCAGCCGGTATTCGCTCGTTATCTCAACGTGTCAAAGAACCTTGTGTCGGACTGGGAGCGCGGCGCAAAGAAACCGGGAGGTCCGGCGCTGCGGCTGCTGTCGATCATTCAGCGCAACGGGTTGGATGCTGTGGCTTAATCGGGGCCACGTTCTGCCGGTTTTTTCCGGATAGGGGATTTCGGAAAGCTGAAATTCAAAGTGCCGGAGCATTGCTCATTGCAAACTACAACTACAGTGGCACTCTTCATTTATGGTCAAAAATTCGAGACTTTCAGATAAATCTGCGCACACACTCTTATTCAACTAGCCTATGCTTAGAGAGCCGACAGAGTAAGCAGTCAACTCACTCGAAAGTCAGATCTTGCCTCGCCTTGATAAAGCAGCGACCGTTGTAGGAGACGAAGGAGTCATAGAACGGGTAATCCTTCACACCCTCGGTCTCCTGTTGCTCAATGCCTTCCCAAAATTCATCCTCGTCGTCTACGCCTACATCGTCGATGTGCGATTCCACCTCTGTGTTGATGCTACCGACCCTGCGGATCGAGTTTGGAAGGTGCACAACCGAGTCGAGATAGAGCCTTATGCTTTCGACCGTTTCGACGCCTTCCGGAAGTTCGACGTATCCATCGTAGGAGGCATCCACGGTTCCGACCGTTCGCAAGCTGGCGGGCAATTTCACGACGGGATGATCGGAGACATCGATTTCGCCGATCTTCGTAACTCCCTCCGGAATCTCAATACCGGCGTTGCGTTCCAGTTGGAGTCTGCCGATTTCCCTGAGGCCGGTCGGATAGGCAGCGATGGTCGGCCACTGCATGTAATATTCCTGAACGAATTCAGCTTCGCAAATTGATTGCGGATCAATCCCTCGTATCGAGGGTGGGGGATCTGGGAGTGGCAATGGGTCTGGAGCGTCCTCTTCCAACCAAAGCGCGAGACGCTCGACAGCCCACTGATGGGCCGCTGCATTTTCATCGTCGATCTCGTCCGGTCTTTCGCGTTTGCGGTAATCCATCCCCAAATAGGCGAGCAGGGTGAGCGCAGCCCATTCTGCCCAGATCGCCCATGCCGAACCGCGTACCCTAGGATAATGCCAACTCGAAAAATCCAGCGCGGCCCATTCCGCGCTCGCATAAAAGCCTTTCGGTGCGAACCAGCCAGCCCAAGCGGCGAGCCCCTCTTTGTACGCTCGCGTCCATCCACCCTCATCGAGTTCGCCGGATAAAAAAGACTTGGTTGCGATGATCGATTTTCGTGGACGGTCGTCCGACGGGCATTCTCCCTCGAAGCTGAGTAGGGCTCTTGTGGCGCAATCGTTTATGAAGCCCGTCAGGCGATCCTTCACGACAGCATCGGTCTGTGCCACCCGCGCTATGGGAACCAGGAGTTGACGAACGCTTATCGGCTCTTTGAGTGATGAGGAGGCATCGCGCATTGTAAGGCGCTTCTTGGTAGACCCCCCGGTAAGCTCAAGCAGAACAGGTCGTATCTCATCCTTATAAAGGACGCACATGTCCAATTTGTCGAGGTCTGCGATCGACAGCGAAAATTTTGACGCCTTTGACATTCGCGGGGCACCTTTCAAAGTTTCATCGACAAAGTGAGATCACTTCCACTCTGCAAGCGATAATAATCTCTGGTTGTCGATGCGGAACCTTTCATCTTGATAGAACAAGCATCGTAACGCTCGGTTAGGTACTACTTTCGGAGACATCCGTGCAGATTCTGTGATGCTAATAGGTTCTTCCCTCTCTCTTAGAACTGAGTAGACAGTGTTAAGAAATACCCTCTGCTCTTCATATTTGAGATCAATATCGCGATCATTGATTCCCCAAGTCTTAGCATCTAACTTAATAAGAGGATGGACGACATGGAATTGCATTCCTTCATTAATGCCACGTACGGCCACCAAACGCTGGCGCAATTCCGATGTTGTAATCGGGGATCCTGCATCCTTAACAATCGCGATGACGGCTTGCCGAATGTCCACACGTCCACTCGACACAGTGTCGTCCCCGTCAGACCAAACCATCCTACCAAATGACTGCAATTCTGCAGTTTGCTTCAGAGCGATATCCAACTGATACTTATCGAAACAGGACGGCAAATCTATTTCGCGTTCAGTTAGTGCTAGAAGCAGCTCTGAGGCGTGCCATTGTCGACCACGTTCGCCTTCGTAAACAATATCAATTGCCTCTGCTGCGAAGCTCTCCCAATCACCGCGTTCTACAGCCATATGTCGCAACGTACCGTAAGTTCCCGGCCCAAAAAGATATCCGACTTCCGCCGCTGCGTTATGAACTCGCCTTTCGTCTATCGCCTTCCCCAAGCGCTCTTCAGCGATCTGAGCGATTTCGGAATAGTGGAGAGGCTGCTCTGCATCATGCAAGACCGCTTCGACCACCTGGTCGGCTCCATTACCGTAAGAAATTAGCACCTCCTCGCCTTCCTCACCGGCAAAGTGGCACCTCCGTGAACAATGATCCCAAAGCAGCCCCCTAAATTCGGCTGAAGCTTCCGGCAGGAGAAGCCCGACTTGGTATTCGCATTCTGTCCTAGTGACGTGACCCCCAGCTTTCCCCCAGCTGGGATTAGAGCCGGGCGGTTGTTTTGCGCATCAGCGCGGTTGAAGCAATGGGCTGCGTAGCGGAGCCCGTAGGGCGTAGCGAAGCAGGCCATTGCTTATCCAGTTCAGCGGCGAACGCCGCCGGTGTTGCGTAACCGAGAGACGAGTGTGGTCGCTCCCGATTGTAGTCTTCGACCCAGGCCGCGATCTCGACACGGGCATGGGCCATACTCAAGAACAGCGTCTCGTTGAGCAGTTCGTCCCGCATCCGGCCATTGAAGCTCTCGACATAGCCATTCTGCATCGGCCTTCCGGGCGCGATGTAATGCCACTCCACGCCGACCTCGCCGCACCATGCCAGCACAGCGTTGCTGGTGAGCTCGGTGCCATTGTCGCTGACGATCATGCCTGGCTTGCCGCGCTGTTCGATCAGTGCGGTCAGCTCGCGAACGACACGGCGACCAGAGATCGAGGTGTCCGGCACCGCTGCCAGGCACTCCCGGGTCACGTCATCGACCACGTTGAGCACCCGGAACCGTCTTCCCGAAGCCATCTGGTCGTGAACAAAGTCCAGGCTCCAGCGCTGGTTCGGCAGCGCCAGAACCGGAGCAGGTGCCCTTGTGCCAACAGCACGCCTGCGGCTACGTCGTCGCCTGACCGCCAAGCCTTCCTCACGGTAGAGCCTCTGGGTCTTCTTGCGGTTGATCATGATCCCCTCCCGGCGCAGCAGGATATGCAGACGGCGATAGCCGAACCGGCGACGCTGGTTGGCCAGCTCGCGCAGCTTCTCACGCAGATCGACGTCATCGTCCCGGGTGGAACGGTAACGCACGCTCTTGCGATCAGCATCGATGACACGGCACGCCCGCCGCTCGCTCATCCCATGGCACGCCTGGAGATGAGCAACAGCTTCCCGCTGCGCGGCGGGCGTCAAAACTTTTTTGCCAGAAGATCCTTCAACGCCGCCTTGTCCAGCATCGCATCGGCCAGCAAACGCTTCAGCTTCGCGTTCTCGCTCTCCAGCTCCTTCAGCCGCCGGGCATCGGACACTTCCATCCCGCCATACTTCGACTTCCAGTTGTAGATCGTCGCTTCAGATACACCGTGCCGACGGGCAAGGTCAGCGGTCTTGGCTCCCGCCTCCGCTTCCTTCAGCACGCCAATGATCTGCTCTTCTGAAAACCTCGTTCTCTTCATCTCGTCCGTCCTTCTGTCAGGGCCGGACTCTAATCCAACTTGGAGGAAAATCAGGGGGTCACGTCAGCGCCAACCAACATCTGTCGGGCGGATTCAATAGCCGTCGCCCAATCGTGCTCTTTTAGAAAAGTTAGATACTCGACACCATCAATTTCCAGAACTGAAACTCCTGCGTCGCAAAGCTTTGTAATCAAATATCTCGCCACCGACCCGTACTCGGAAAGGCCAGTGAACCAGGGATCAAGTGCTGCGGCACCAATAAGAGGCAGCGGATATTTTCGTTCAGAAAGAAGATTCTTCAGTTTCGCACCTAGAAGATCATCCCATATCTCCTGTCTGATTATCTTATTAATTGTCTTACTTTCGATTTGGCGAATTCGCTCACGAGATACGCTGTAGTCAGCACCAATCTCTTCCAGAGTCTCTGGTGGGCGCTCCCATCCCATTCTTCGCTTCAGGATGTCTGCCTCGCGCGGCTTCAAGCCAAGGAAGCAATTTTCCACCGCTTCGACCAGACTCTGGCTGGCGATTCCACATTGGTCAGTGGGCGCGTCACCACTTTTTATAGCTGCGATAAGTGCGTCATGTGATGGGGTTGGACCCGCTTCAATCGCCAACATCAAGCTTCGACAAAGATCGCGACAGGATGTTCGTCCAAAATTCTGGAATTTGAAGAGATCATCCAAGGTGTGTCGGGCCAAGTCAGATACCGTATCGATACCGTTTCGCCGAAAAACGTTGTCGAGCCTCACTGTGAGTTCAAACTCTGAGAAACTGCGGGAACTCAACCATGGCGGGGCTGATCTTGCTATCTCGGTAGGGTCGCTTTTGCCGAGGCCCAGCAATTTTTCAGAACGATACTTTCCCAGCTCGGCACGCAGCTTAGCAGTCAATCGCCCTTCGTTCGCTACGTAAGTTTCTTCATTGAGTATCTCGCTCGCAAGCAGTTCAGCTTGGACACCGTCGTGCTCAAAAATGAACTCTCTTACCCACCCCGACGCTTCCGGATCTTCAGCAGAAACATCCACCACAGGGTCCTCGATCGTGTAGCCCCAGCCATCCAGCGCTAGATATATTGGTTCTCCCTCCACATCACCAATGGCTTCGGACGATGATTTGTAGCTAGAAGGTAGAGCTCCGCGCGCCCCTGGCGTTAGTAGAAGTCGGCCAGCCTGTTCTTGCGCGATCGTTTCGAAAGACCTCGCATCTCGGCGATCAAAGCCGACGTGCAATACTCCGCAGTGAGAGTTCGGCATTGCCCGGTCCCAAGCGTCGACAATTTCATTGAGGCCGTGGAACACACCGATGGTCCACTCGCCATCATTATCACGTATTATCAGGAAAGCCCTGAGTGAAGTTAACATTTCAGCTCTGCTTAGCTTTGATCTGCTCCAGCAAACCTACGAAATCAATTTCGCCGGTTGTGGCTTGCGAATAAAGCTCGTTCACGCCCCAATCAGCGAGACGTTCAATCAACCGGTAGACAGTAGTCTCAGACAGGTGCTCGGGCATTAAGCATTCGACAGAGCGTCTAAGCATCTGGTCTGGGTCGAGTGATCCGACATTGTATAAATTCACTCGCTTCGTGAGTTCAGTTGGTGCTGCGCCTTGTGCGAGAGCGAGACTAATCCCAAAACGGTACCCATCGATTTTATCTGCGAATACGCCCATCTCCTTAAGCTCGGCTAGCTTGTCATCTGTGGATTCAGATAGTCCGACGTTGATTATATCGGTGGTCACAAACTTACCCTTTCAACGTTCGATTGATTCTCGGATACTTCGTTAATCCGATAGCTTGCACCGATCTTCGCCTTAATCGAAGCAAGGTCTGTCTCAGGACGTATCTCTCCGCCGTGGACTAAGAGAACGAATTGGCTCGTGACGGTCGGTAGATAACGGAGAATGTTATCGCGGTGATGTGGGTCAAGCCTTCCAAACGGTGTATCCATAACGACCGGTCCAATTGAACGGCCGGTTCGATTGAGGCCATCAATCAACGACAGCGCTACTACTTGCTCTGCACCGGCACTCCGAATGGAGACAGGATGACCTGCGCTATCAATGATGCTGAGGCCATAGTTCTCGTTGATCTCCAATCCACGATACGATTTCTGCGTGGTCATTTCCTTGAAGGACTTGCTAGCAAGATCTTGAACTCGTTCCCGCAACTTATCACGCAGTCGCTCGACACTTGCGGCAAAGCATGCCTCCACTTCCCCTGCTACCCGTGCCTTGACCGTACTCCTTTGGGATCTAGCTCCTGCCAAGCCTTCGATAGACTTGCGAGCCACTGCCAAGTCCTCGTTCGTTTTAGCGATCGTCTTCTCGCCAAGCTTTATCGCTTCAGTCAGTCGACCTTCTTCTTTCAGCTTTTCCTGATGTAGTACTCGTTTCCGGGCTAACTCAGCTGTATCGTGGCCTGCAATCTTCTCGTGCGCTCGCTCGATATCATTTTCAGCACGCTGCAATTTAACTTCAGCGGCTCGAATATCTCGATCGATGTCCGCGATCCTGTCTCGCGCATTGATACCTCGGATTTCGTCGAGCAATGCCAGTTCCGAGGAACTGTCGGAATGATCAGATCCTTCGGCACACAGTTCACTATGCTGACCTTCCAATTGCCCCAACTGAGTGCCGAGTTTCGCTCGATCTTTTTCAGGGAATGGCTGAAAACAGGTGGGACACTCTTTTTGATCGAGAGCGCGCTTTATATCATCGATCTTATCTTCAAGTCGGATTCGCTGTTTGAGCAAATCGCTAGCTTTCTTTTGGTGATCACGAAGAACCTTGCGCCTTGCATCCAACTTCGCGTCCAGCATATCTCGCCAAGCGGACGAAAGTATCGCGTGCCTCTCTTGTCTTTTTTGCTTTAGAGTATCGCTAGCTTCTTCTGCTGATTTTCGCCCGGCATCGAGATTTGCTTTGTGCGCTAGCAACGACGCAGCTTGCTCGAGATCATCCTCTAGACTTGCGCGCTCGTCGCGAGTCTTCGCCATTTTCTCGACCAGTCCACTTAGGTCTTTCTCCTGACTTTCGAGAAGCGTGGTCAAGCTGCTCATGTTCGCTGCTGAGCGTTCCAAGCCCTTCACATGCTGCATCTCTTGGGTTTGCTTCTTTGTCGCTGCCTTTAAAATTGCACCTAGTTCTGCCCGTCCGTTGGTAAGCGCGGGCACTCCCAGAACTTGCTCGATTGCTTCTTTTATCTGCCGACCTTGCTCGCTACCCTCAATCAATAGCTCTTCATATTCACCGAGCAACTCACCATCAAAAAGGAAGAAGCGGGCAACCTGTTCTGGGGCAAACTTGTTGATTTCGGCCTCGACCTGATCGCCCGCAATCACAACCCCGTCACGCGTGAGGTGCGTCGCCACTATGAAATCTTCTGGACGATTGGGTGTCGCGACATGCGACCGCCTCGTCGCTGTCCGCCTGAGTTCGTATTCTCGACCGCTGGCCTCAAACCTCAGGAATACATCTACATCCCAGTCATCCATTCTTGCGCCATCTCGGTTAACGAGTTTGTGCAAAGGAATTGGGCGCGAATGTCGTCCCATTGCTTTTCCGTAGAACCCCCACCGCAATGCATTCATCAATGAGGTCTTGCCGCGCATATTGTCGCCGAACACCAGCATAACATTTTGATGATCATCGGTCGGAAAATCGATCGTGACGGGATCACGATAAGGCATGAAGTTCCTTGCTTTCAGAGTATGCAGCTTCATTTGCTATCAGTGCCCAGTACGAGTTTATCTACTGCTTCATCGATAAGCCTCTCCATAGCGACCGAAGGTTGCGAGCGCTCTGGGTTGAACTGATGTTGCCTCTGTATTTCATAGCATGCCCGAAGAAGCTCCGGATCAAGCTCCGGTGCGATTTCTTGCCGCACGTCCAGTAGCGTTTGAAGCGCCAGATCGTCGCTCTCAGTCATCTATTTCATCACCCTCTTCTGGATCGAAATCGTCAGGATCGATGCCCATCTCGATCGCTATCTCTCTAAGATTCGCCGCTGCCATTTGGTTGATCGCATTCTTCGCGAATTCAACCGAGCGGACAAGCTCTGCCCTGAGCAAACCCATCTGGTCCTCTTCCTCGTCAGGGTTCACTGGTGTGACAATTGCGTCATGGATAACCGCAATATCCTTTCCAGGAGATTTTCGGAGCACGCGTCCGCGTCTCTGAATAAATTGACGAGGGTTCTGAGAGGAGGCAAGAATTAAGGCGTGCGATACGGCAGGTATGTCTACGCCTTCATCAAGGCACCGTATGGAAACCAGTATGCCGCCGAATCTTCTAAACCAATCCATCGTGGCTTCACGATCGCCCTCCATGGAAGAGTGGTATTCGATTGGATCGAGGCCACTTTCTCTCAGTGCATTCAACACTTCTGCAAGCTGGTCTCCATCTTCGCAGTAGACGAGCCAGCTCTGACCCGGTTCAAACTCCTCGACCATCACACGAGTTGCCAATGAAACTTTAGCGGCCGCTTTCTTGGCGATTCGAGCGC of Aurantiacibacter atlanticus contains these proteins:
- a CDS encoding tyrosine-type recombinase/integrase, producing MRVNPGGRRTWFVLFRQRGKLRRLSLGTSRDITPAMARRLARAKLAEVALDGLPTRRKTRAAQKSDAPLLRDYAERFWADYARHWKPSTRKRNESAIFKEILGAFGDRRIDDLAKGDILFWRDSFVERPGVFNRTLPVFSVMMGYAERLGLRPRGSNPCKGTPRYKRKPMERFLSAHEYARLATALRDYEAEQPLYVAAIRLLIFTGARCGEIEQLRWEWVQEPRLMLPDSKTGAKIVYLNRQAIDVIASLPDRKATGLLFPSFRNPDKPISLGIHWSKIRNRAALPDVRLHDLRHSFASVAIRNNISLMVIGKLLGHALAETTTRYAHLSDEIVADAAERVSGSIARLIGVGQ
- a CDS encoding tyrosine-type recombinase/integrase yields the protein MNALTLRGIVAEELGNLRLHVIGKCGGLGELRKTCWTRELPGFGTRHYVSGRKVYIVQARMEGRTRTVTIGNAKVLSRAQAMDVARRVLLRAHTGENPAEERKRLRKIPSYRDFLKTYWERVSPRWKPSTLYTHRYYKRKYLDRAFEGLFLDEVEERHVQEWFNRITNTGGPGAANRCREILRAMFNKAEQWGVRPEGSNPCLYIRKNKGRKCERFLSDQEFKRIGEVLNRHGKTFPLHCAAISLLILTGCRKSEITCLKWSEVRGRRLLLTDSKTGPRTVWLAEAAATILHALPRRDKQHYVFWNPATQRPITDIGNLWSKLRDEAGLPGVRIHDLRHSFASHAAAHSETLPMIGKLLGHADVRTTTRYAHLDDRHVIEAAQRIGDQIERNMGGSYSLSRNTKYDSGPLLHD
- a CDS encoding type II toxin-antitoxin system RelE/ParE family toxin, which produces MRIYANRWFAKFAAKEKISDATLADAVHRAESGLIDADLGSGLIKQRIARQGGGKSGGYRSILIFRSGERSVFVFAFAKSGKANLSAAELKVYRKAASIILELGDDQIETEVEAGRLVEVKDDEQG
- a CDS encoding helix-turn-helix domain-containing protein is translated as MSKAKAKTYKSEAMAAVHEMMEGLHDAGSIDKRTMREFDEACLAAAPVLSPDEIKAIREAEHVSQPVFARYLNVSKNLVSDWERGAKKPGGPALRLLSIIQRNGLDAVA
- a CDS encoding IS3 family transposase (programmed frameshift); this translates as MKRTRFSEEQIIGVLKEAEAGAKTADLARRHGVSEATIYNWKSKYGGMEVSDARRLKELESENAKLKRLLADAMLDKAALKDLLGKKVLTPAAQREAVAHLQACHGMSERRACRVIDADRKSVRYRSTRDDDVDLREKLRELANQRRRFGYRRLHILLRREGIMINRKKTQRLYREEGLAVRRRRSRRRAVGTRAPAPVLALPNQRWSLDFVHDQMASGRRFRVLNVVDDVTRECLAAVPDTSISGRRVVRELTALIEQRGKPGMIVSDNGTELTSNAVLAWCGEVGVEWHYIAPGRPMQNGYVESFNGRMRDELLNETLFLSMAHARVEIAAWVEDYNRERPHSSLGYATPAAFAAELDKQWPASLRPTGSATQPIASTALMRKTTARL
- a CDS encoding sigma factor-like helix-turn-helix DNA-binding protein, producing the protein MLTSLRAFLIIRDNDGEWTIGVFHGLNEIVDAWDRAMPNSHCGVLHVGFDRRDARSFETIAQEQAGRLLLTPGARGALPSSYKSSSEAIGDVEGEPIYLALDGWGYTIEDPVVDVSAEDPEASGWVREFIFEHDGVQAELLASEILNEETYVANEGRLTAKLRAELGKYRSEKLLGLGKSDPTEIARSAPPWLSSRSFSEFELTVRLDNVFRRNGIDTVSDLARHTLDDLFKFQNFGRTSCRDLCRSLMLAIEAGPTPSHDALIAAIKSGDAPTDQCGIASQSLVEAVENCFLGLKPREADILKRRMGWERPPETLEEIGADYSVSRERIRQIESKTINKIIRQEIWDDLLGAKLKNLLSERKYPLPLIGAAALDPWFTGLSEYGSVARYLITKLCDAGVSVLEIDGVEYLTFLKEHDWATAIESARQMLVGADVTP
- a CDS encoding AAA family ATPase, producing MPYRDPVTIDFPTDDHQNVMLVFGDNMRGKTSLMNALRWGFYGKAMGRHSRPIPLHKLVNRDGARMDDWDVDVFLRFEASGREYELRRTATRRSHVATPNRPEDFIVATHLTRDGVVIAGDQVEAEINKFAPEQVARFFLFDGELLGEYEELLIEGSEQGRQIKEAIEQVLGVPALTNGRAELGAILKAATKKQTQEMQHVKGLERSAANMSSLTTLLESQEKDLSGLVEKMAKTRDERASLEDDLEQAASLLAHKANLDAGRKSAEEASDTLKQKRQERHAILSSAWRDMLDAKLDARRKVLRDHQKKASDLLKQRIRLEDKIDDIKRALDQKECPTCFQPFPEKDRAKLGTQLGQLEGQHSELCAEGSDHSDSSSELALLDEIRGINARDRIADIDRDIRAAEVKLQRAENDIERAHEKIAGHDTAELARKRVLHQEKLKEEGRLTEAIKLGEKTIAKTNEDLAVARKSIEGLAGARSQRSTVKARVAGEVEACFAASVERLRDKLRERVQDLASKSFKEMTTQKSYRGLEINENYGLSIIDSAGHPVSIRSAGAEQVVALSLIDGLNRTGRSIGPVVMDTPFGRLDPHHRDNILRYLPTVTSQFVLLVHGGEIRPETDLASIKAKIGASYRINEVSENQSNVERVSL
- a CDS encoding DNA modification system-associated small protein yields the protein MTESDDLALQTLLDVRQEIAPELDPELLRACYEIQRQHQFNPERSQPSVAMERLIDEAVDKLVLGTDSK